One window of the Microplitis demolitor isolate Queensland-Clemson2020A chromosome 10, iyMicDemo2.1a, whole genome shotgun sequence genome contains the following:
- the LOC103570664 gene encoding ankyrin repeat and SAM domain-containing protein 1A isoform X1, whose amino-acid sequence MGTGSLDSSSNDRIIEDANADPVLRDKDRDRDEKSLSIMSPFDEQEEWAKISEIMASFGTGLVRESVFVNELEKEFQSRLGIGCETNSPTVTTTVGQWLLNIGFADYESLFLNYGFDDLDFINGVLEESDLKDMGITSDTERAVIMNASLSLNKRVDKRSGSQARTLEEWLKGINLENYLETFKKHLYTDMDRVKRVWEVELAAVLEIHKPAHRKRILASVTGPSPRSLSTNGRGSNLEDLNKDLNNLKTNIQQLKDEICDKLPETSQNNGNTTQTSATTSTTTTTTTTTTVTGTNATTTGTLRHRKNRPAPQPPQRPQNGTSSASAPSAEQLEIRAPSELLFGVPSTLKTQWRHQPKVLVSGNITYVANYLGSTVVKELRGTESTKKSIQKLKSTCRDPRVSLAITLAISYRGVRFLDTNTNEPICDHEIRNIHCACQDADDLTHFAYITKDHASRTHFCHVFCVPTMDQATEVILTLGQAFEVAYQMALKDKLTGNNQTVRSQSASQLTNITPSSTLSIKTTSANHSNESRANDKTTPVKTITITTTNADIKNNSNITPTINSNNSNSYSSNTLKAKLKANKTSASVINTNANTNTISNSNSNSKSNSNSNYNSNSHCNVNMSTNSYGINVSGSNCTSSENPNGNSSVGPAVVPPKPLVTHGRSHSVNDIKINGNQLKLVPTPVDDIGIGVKDMKAGSRAPIALSEEL is encoded by the exons ATGGGCACCGGCAGCTTGGATTCATCCAGCAACGACCGCATTATCGAGGATGCCAACGCAGATCCAGTACTGCGGGACAAAGATCGTGATAGAGACGAGAAATCTCTGAGTATTATGAGCCCATTTGATGAGCAAGAAGAGTGGGCTAAAATATCCGAAATAATGGCTTCCTTTGGGACCGGACTTGTTCGCGAATCTGTTTTTGTTAATGAATTGGAGAAAGAATTCCAATCGCGGCTTG gaATTGGATGTGAAACAAACAGTCCAACAGTTACAACAACCGTCGGGCAGTGGTTATTAAATATAGGCTTTGCTGACTACgagtcactttttttaaattatggttTTGATGACCTCGACTTTATC aatggAGTACTGGAAGAATCGGACCTAAAAGACATGGGAATAACGAGCGACACGGAGCGCGCTGTGATAATGAACGCCTCGCTGTCGCTGAACAAGCGCGTCGACAAGAGATCTGGGTCCCAGGCGCGGACGCTCGAGGAGTGGCTCAAGGGAATAAATTTAGAGAACTACTTGGAGACTTTTAAAAAGCATCTATACACAGATATGGACAGAGTTAAAAGAGTTTGGGAAGTCGAATTGGCGGCCGTGCTCGAGATACACAAACCCGCTCATCGGAAGAGAATTTTGGCCTCGGTCACTGGTCCTAGTCCGAGGTCATTGTCTACTAATGGACGTGGATCTAATTTAGAGGATCTTAATAAAGATCTAAataatttg AAAACTAATATTCAGCAGTTAAAAGATGAAATCTGCGATAAGTTGCCTGAGACTTCTCAAAACAATGGAAATACCACGCAAACTTCAGcaacaacatcaacaacaacaacgacaACAACAACTACAACGGTCACGGGAACGAACGCAACCACGACCGGTACCTTGAGGCACCGAAAGAATCGCCCGGCACCCCAACCTCCTCAGCGACCTCAGAACGGAACTTCATCAGCAAGTGCTCCATCTGCAGAACAACTAGAGATACGTGCGCCCTCTGAGTTACTTTTCGGTGTGCCCTCGACACTAAAAACTCAGTGGAGGCACCAGCCCAAGGTTCTAGTCTCTGGTAACATCACTTATGTCGCCaat tACTTGGGTTCTACAGTAGTAAAAGAATTACGTGGCACCGAGTCGACTAAAAAGTCGATACAGAAACTCAAAAGCACTTGCAGAGATCCTCGTGTGAGTCTGGCTATCACACTAGCGATTTCTTACCGCGGGGTCAGATTTTTGGATACGAATACTAAT GAACCGATTTGCGATCATGAAATCCGTAATATTCATTGCGCGTGCCAAGATGCCGATGATCTAACGCATTTCGCTTACATTACTAAGGATCACGCAAGTCGTACACATTTTTGTCATGTATTTTGTGTACCCAcaatg GACCAAGCTACAGAAGTAATATTAACCCTCGGTCAAGCTTTCGAAGTCGCTTACCAGATGGCATTGAAAGACAAACTGACCGGAAATAATCAGACCGTACGCTCGCAGTCAGCAAGTCAACTGACAAATATCACACCGTCTTCAACTTTGAGTATTAAGACTACCTCGGCTAATCATAGCAATGAAAGTCGTGCCAACGATAAAACAACACcagtaaaaacaataacaataacaacaacaaatgcagacattaaaaataactcaaaTATCACACCAACAATAAATAGCAATAACTCAAACTCTTATAGCTCCAATACTCTTAAGGCCAAGTTAAAAGCAAACAAAACTAGCGCGAGTGTAATAAATACAAACGCTAATACTAATACTATTAGCAATAGTAATAGTAACAGTAAAAGTAATAGTAATTCGAATTACAATTCAAATTCACATTGTAATGTTAACATGAGCACAAATTCATATGGGATAAATGTCAGTGGAAGTAATTGTACTTCCAGTGAGAATCCAAATGGCAATTCATCGGTAGGACCAGCGGTAGTGCCGCCAAAGCCATTGGTAACGCACGGGCGGTCACACTCAGTAAACGACATCAAGATTAATGGGAATCAGTTAAAGCTCGTGCCAACTCCGGTTGATGACATCGGTATCGGTGTCAAAGACATGAAGGCTGGTTCGCGTGCACCTATTGCGCTTTCTGAAGAGCTCTAA
- the LOC103570664 gene encoding ankyrin repeat and SAM domain-containing protein 1A isoform X3 translates to MGTGSLDSSSNDRIIEDANADPVLRDKDRDRDEKSLSIMSPFDEQEEWAKISEIMASFGTGLVRESVFVNELEKEFQSRLGIGCETNSPTVTTTVGQWLLNIGFADYESLFLNYGFDDLDFINGVLEESDLKDMGITSDTERAVIMNASLSLNKRVDKRSGSQARTLEEWLKGINLENYLETFKKHLYTDMDRVKRVWEVELAAVLEIHKPAHRKRILASVTGPSPRSLSTNGRGSNLEDLNKDLNNLLKDEICDKLPETSQNNGNTTQTSATTSTTTTTTTTTTVTGTNATTTGTLRHRKNRPAPQPPQRPQNGTSSASAPSAEQLEIRAPSELLFGVPSTLKTQWRHQPKVLVSGNITYVANYLGSTVVKELRGTESTKKSIQKLKSTCRDPRVSLAITLAISYRGVRFLDTNTNEPICDHEIRNIHCACQDADDLTHFAYITKDHASRTHFCHVFCVPTMDQATEVILTLGQAFEVAYQMALKDKLTGNNQTVRSQSASQLTNITPSSTLSIKTTSANHSNESRANDKTTPVKTITITTTNADIKNNSNITPTINSNNSNSYSSNTLKAKLKANKTSASVINTNANTNTISNSNSNSKSNSNSNYNSNSHCNVNMSTNSYGINVSGSNCTSSENPNGNSSVGPAVVPPKPLVTHGRSHSVNDIKINGNQLKLVPTPVDDIGIGVKDMKAGSRAPIALSEEL, encoded by the exons ATGGGCACCGGCAGCTTGGATTCATCCAGCAACGACCGCATTATCGAGGATGCCAACGCAGATCCAGTACTGCGGGACAAAGATCGTGATAGAGACGAGAAATCTCTGAGTATTATGAGCCCATTTGATGAGCAAGAAGAGTGGGCTAAAATATCCGAAATAATGGCTTCCTTTGGGACCGGACTTGTTCGCGAATCTGTTTTTGTTAATGAATTGGAGAAAGAATTCCAATCGCGGCTTG gaATTGGATGTGAAACAAACAGTCCAACAGTTACAACAACCGTCGGGCAGTGGTTATTAAATATAGGCTTTGCTGACTACgagtcactttttttaaattatggttTTGATGACCTCGACTTTATC aatggAGTACTGGAAGAATCGGACCTAAAAGACATGGGAATAACGAGCGACACGGAGCGCGCTGTGATAATGAACGCCTCGCTGTCGCTGAACAAGCGCGTCGACAAGAGATCTGGGTCCCAGGCGCGGACGCTCGAGGAGTGGCTCAAGGGAATAAATTTAGAGAACTACTTGGAGACTTTTAAAAAGCATCTATACACAGATATGGACAGAGTTAAAAGAGTTTGGGAAGTCGAATTGGCGGCCGTGCTCGAGATACACAAACCCGCTCATCGGAAGAGAATTTTGGCCTCGGTCACTGGTCCTAGTCCGAGGTCATTGTCTACTAATGGACGTGGATCTAATTTAGAGGATCTTAATAAAGATCTAAataatttg TTAAAAGATGAAATCTGCGATAAGTTGCCTGAGACTTCTCAAAACAATGGAAATACCACGCAAACTTCAGcaacaacatcaacaacaacaacgacaACAACAACTACAACGGTCACGGGAACGAACGCAACCACGACCGGTACCTTGAGGCACCGAAAGAATCGCCCGGCACCCCAACCTCCTCAGCGACCTCAGAACGGAACTTCATCAGCAAGTGCTCCATCTGCAGAACAACTAGAGATACGTGCGCCCTCTGAGTTACTTTTCGGTGTGCCCTCGACACTAAAAACTCAGTGGAGGCACCAGCCCAAGGTTCTAGTCTCTGGTAACATCACTTATGTCGCCaat tACTTGGGTTCTACAGTAGTAAAAGAATTACGTGGCACCGAGTCGACTAAAAAGTCGATACAGAAACTCAAAAGCACTTGCAGAGATCCTCGTGTGAGTCTGGCTATCACACTAGCGATTTCTTACCGCGGGGTCAGATTTTTGGATACGAATACTAAT GAACCGATTTGCGATCATGAAATCCGTAATATTCATTGCGCGTGCCAAGATGCCGATGATCTAACGCATTTCGCTTACATTACTAAGGATCACGCAAGTCGTACACATTTTTGTCATGTATTTTGTGTACCCAcaatg GACCAAGCTACAGAAGTAATATTAACCCTCGGTCAAGCTTTCGAAGTCGCTTACCAGATGGCATTGAAAGACAAACTGACCGGAAATAATCAGACCGTACGCTCGCAGTCAGCAAGTCAACTGACAAATATCACACCGTCTTCAACTTTGAGTATTAAGACTACCTCGGCTAATCATAGCAATGAAAGTCGTGCCAACGATAAAACAACACcagtaaaaacaataacaataacaacaacaaatgcagacattaaaaataactcaaaTATCACACCAACAATAAATAGCAATAACTCAAACTCTTATAGCTCCAATACTCTTAAGGCCAAGTTAAAAGCAAACAAAACTAGCGCGAGTGTAATAAATACAAACGCTAATACTAATACTATTAGCAATAGTAATAGTAACAGTAAAAGTAATAGTAATTCGAATTACAATTCAAATTCACATTGTAATGTTAACATGAGCACAAATTCATATGGGATAAATGTCAGTGGAAGTAATTGTACTTCCAGTGAGAATCCAAATGGCAATTCATCGGTAGGACCAGCGGTAGTGCCGCCAAAGCCATTGGTAACGCACGGGCGGTCACACTCAGTAAACGACATCAAGATTAATGGGAATCAGTTAAAGCTCGTGCCAACTCCGGTTGATGACATCGGTATCGGTGTCAAAGACATGAAGGCTGGTTCGCGTGCACCTATTGCGCTTTCTGAAGAGCTCTAA
- the LOC103570664 gene encoding ankyrin repeat and SAM domain-containing protein 1A isoform X2 yields the protein MGTGSLDSSSNDRIIEDANADPVLRDKDRDRDEKSLSIMSPFDEQEEWAKISEIMASFGTGLVRESVFVNELEKEFQSRLGIGCETNSPTVTTTVGQWLLNIGFADYESLFLNYGFDDLDFINGVLEESDLKDMGITSDTERAVIMNASLSLNKRVDKRSGSQARTLEEWLKGINLENYLETFKKHLYTDMDRVKRVWEVELAAVLEIHKPAHRKRILASVTGPSPRSLSTNGRGSNLEDLNKDLNNLQLKDEICDKLPETSQNNGNTTQTSATTSTTTTTTTTTTVTGTNATTTGTLRHRKNRPAPQPPQRPQNGTSSASAPSAEQLEIRAPSELLFGVPSTLKTQWRHQPKVLVSGNITYVANYLGSTVVKELRGTESTKKSIQKLKSTCRDPRVSLAITLAISYRGVRFLDTNTNEPICDHEIRNIHCACQDADDLTHFAYITKDHASRTHFCHVFCVPTMDQATEVILTLGQAFEVAYQMALKDKLTGNNQTVRSQSASQLTNITPSSTLSIKTTSANHSNESRANDKTTPVKTITITTTNADIKNNSNITPTINSNNSNSYSSNTLKAKLKANKTSASVINTNANTNTISNSNSNSKSNSNSNYNSNSHCNVNMSTNSYGINVSGSNCTSSENPNGNSSVGPAVVPPKPLVTHGRSHSVNDIKINGNQLKLVPTPVDDIGIGVKDMKAGSRAPIALSEEL from the exons ATGGGCACCGGCAGCTTGGATTCATCCAGCAACGACCGCATTATCGAGGATGCCAACGCAGATCCAGTACTGCGGGACAAAGATCGTGATAGAGACGAGAAATCTCTGAGTATTATGAGCCCATTTGATGAGCAAGAAGAGTGGGCTAAAATATCCGAAATAATGGCTTCCTTTGGGACCGGACTTGTTCGCGAATCTGTTTTTGTTAATGAATTGGAGAAAGAATTCCAATCGCGGCTTG gaATTGGATGTGAAACAAACAGTCCAACAGTTACAACAACCGTCGGGCAGTGGTTATTAAATATAGGCTTTGCTGACTACgagtcactttttttaaattatggttTTGATGACCTCGACTTTATC aatggAGTACTGGAAGAATCGGACCTAAAAGACATGGGAATAACGAGCGACACGGAGCGCGCTGTGATAATGAACGCCTCGCTGTCGCTGAACAAGCGCGTCGACAAGAGATCTGGGTCCCAGGCGCGGACGCTCGAGGAGTGGCTCAAGGGAATAAATTTAGAGAACTACTTGGAGACTTTTAAAAAGCATCTATACACAGATATGGACAGAGTTAAAAGAGTTTGGGAAGTCGAATTGGCGGCCGTGCTCGAGATACACAAACCCGCTCATCGGAAGAGAATTTTGGCCTCGGTCACTGGTCCTAGTCCGAGGTCATTGTCTACTAATGGACGTGGATCTAATTTAGAGGATCTTAATAAAGATCTAAataatttg CAGTTAAAAGATGAAATCTGCGATAAGTTGCCTGAGACTTCTCAAAACAATGGAAATACCACGCAAACTTCAGcaacaacatcaacaacaacaacgacaACAACAACTACAACGGTCACGGGAACGAACGCAACCACGACCGGTACCTTGAGGCACCGAAAGAATCGCCCGGCACCCCAACCTCCTCAGCGACCTCAGAACGGAACTTCATCAGCAAGTGCTCCATCTGCAGAACAACTAGAGATACGTGCGCCCTCTGAGTTACTTTTCGGTGTGCCCTCGACACTAAAAACTCAGTGGAGGCACCAGCCCAAGGTTCTAGTCTCTGGTAACATCACTTATGTCGCCaat tACTTGGGTTCTACAGTAGTAAAAGAATTACGTGGCACCGAGTCGACTAAAAAGTCGATACAGAAACTCAAAAGCACTTGCAGAGATCCTCGTGTGAGTCTGGCTATCACACTAGCGATTTCTTACCGCGGGGTCAGATTTTTGGATACGAATACTAAT GAACCGATTTGCGATCATGAAATCCGTAATATTCATTGCGCGTGCCAAGATGCCGATGATCTAACGCATTTCGCTTACATTACTAAGGATCACGCAAGTCGTACACATTTTTGTCATGTATTTTGTGTACCCAcaatg GACCAAGCTACAGAAGTAATATTAACCCTCGGTCAAGCTTTCGAAGTCGCTTACCAGATGGCATTGAAAGACAAACTGACCGGAAATAATCAGACCGTACGCTCGCAGTCAGCAAGTCAACTGACAAATATCACACCGTCTTCAACTTTGAGTATTAAGACTACCTCGGCTAATCATAGCAATGAAAGTCGTGCCAACGATAAAACAACACcagtaaaaacaataacaataacaacaacaaatgcagacattaaaaataactcaaaTATCACACCAACAATAAATAGCAATAACTCAAACTCTTATAGCTCCAATACTCTTAAGGCCAAGTTAAAAGCAAACAAAACTAGCGCGAGTGTAATAAATACAAACGCTAATACTAATACTATTAGCAATAGTAATAGTAACAGTAAAAGTAATAGTAATTCGAATTACAATTCAAATTCACATTGTAATGTTAACATGAGCACAAATTCATATGGGATAAATGTCAGTGGAAGTAATTGTACTTCCAGTGAGAATCCAAATGGCAATTCATCGGTAGGACCAGCGGTAGTGCCGCCAAAGCCATTGGTAACGCACGGGCGGTCACACTCAGTAAACGACATCAAGATTAATGGGAATCAGTTAAAGCTCGTGCCAACTCCGGTTGATGACATCGGTATCGGTGTCAAAGACATGAAGGCTGGTTCGCGTGCACCTATTGCGCTTTCTGAAGAGCTCTAA